From Bradyrhizobium sp. NDS-1, the proteins below share one genomic window:
- a CDS encoding TlpA disulfide reductase family protein: MNLRMESPTPPIRVESWVRGEPLTNFKLGTLYIVAFWATWCGGCVAEISHLAQLQEKYDDSAVEVIAVAASERGSTAEEARTHLDAWLTKNGSELNFRIAFDYAGNMKKSWMAPSLSSTIPTSFVIDRDGRVAFIGHPMQLYDVFPTIVNGTWRTSDEAKAADAERIAEAESEMREKARTQAFWGKIGLTLKAKDSSTALSAAKEGVAIMPDDINVHLVHEDLALHKIHDMQTGLPVMRQLARDAIEKQSELWRVQAIRQLSNPAEKNSDVPHSDRFAIGKDLAEHILALDSPEGWAGRKFLSYVAVAQYCFECGDNDRAVELAESAVKSLDDPKPMPAEQKAHYLRLLLAALAKYEDEEAKSFSGTKNALV, from the coding sequence ATGAATCTTCGTATGGAGTCGCCAACTCCTCCGATCAGAGTGGAGAGCTGGGTACGTGGCGAGCCCCTCACCAACTTTAAGCTGGGTACGCTGTATATTGTCGCGTTTTGGGCGACTTGGTGCGGCGGATGTGTGGCGGAGATTTCCCACCTCGCGCAGCTGCAAGAGAAATACGACGATAGCGCAGTTGAGGTCATTGCAGTTGCAGCTTCCGAGCGAGGTTCAACGGCCGAGGAGGCGCGAACTCACTTGGACGCGTGGTTGACCAAGAACGGCTCGGAGCTGAACTTTCGGATCGCGTTCGATTACGCCGGAAACATGAAGAAGTCTTGGATGGCGCCCAGCCTTTCCAGCACTATCCCCACCTCATTCGTCATCGACCGTGACGGTCGCGTCGCCTTTATCGGTCACCCGATGCAACTGTATGACGTGTTTCCAACAATCGTAAATGGCACCTGGCGCACCAGCGATGAAGCCAAAGCAGCGGATGCTGAGCGAATCGCTGAAGCAGAATCTGAAATGCGCGAGAAAGCCCGGACGCAAGCATTCTGGGGCAAAATTGGACTGACGCTGAAGGCGAAGGATTCGTCGACGGCGCTTTCGGCCGCTAAAGAGGGCGTCGCAATCATGCCGGATGACATCAACGTTCACCTAGTTCATGAGGATCTAGCCCTGCACAAAATCCATGACATGCAGACGGGATTACCCGTTATGCGTCAATTGGCTCGCGATGCGATCGAAAAACAATCCGAGTTGTGGAGGGTGCAAGCGATCCGCCAACTCTCTAATCCAGCGGAGAAGAACTCTGATGTCCCGCATTCTGATCGCTTTGCGATTGGCAAGGACTTGGCCGAACACATCCTCGCGCTGGACTCTCCAGAAGGCTGGGCCGGCCGCAAGTTTCTGTCCTATGTGGCGGTCGCCCAGTATTGTTTCGAATGCGGCGACAACGATCGTGCGGTCGAGTTAGCTGAGTCGGCGGTGAAGTCGCTGGACGACCCGAAGCCAATGCCGGCTGAACAGAAGGCACACTACCTGCGGCTGTTGCTTGCGGCCTTGGCCAAGTACGAGGATGAGGAGGCAAAGTCGTTCTCGGGGACGAAGAACGCCTTGGTCTGA
- the gltB gene encoding glutamate synthase large subunit: MNGSQFERANIVAEELSATVASKTTDPIQEHSSRPPAEGLYDPSLEKDSCGVGFIANIKGNKSHEIVSDALSILCNLEHRGAVGADPRAGDGAGILVQIPHAFFSRKAKELGFALPAPGEYAIGALFMPRDTAWRNVIKSIIADQIKEEGLTLLGWRDVPTDNSSLGVTVKPTEPACMQVFIGRNGTAKTEDDFERRLYILRKSISQAIYQRRDRGLADYYPCSMACRTVIYKGMFLADQLGKYYPDLHEKDFESALALVHQRFSTNTLPTWSLAHPYRMIAHNGEINTLRGNVNWLAARQASVSSELYGKDINRLWPISYEGQSDTACFDNALEFLVQGGYSLPHAVMMMIPEAWAGNPLMDEKRRAFYEYHAALMEPWDGPAAIAFTDGRKIGATLDRNGLRPARYLVTKDDRIVMASEMGVLTIPEDQIITKWRLQPGKMLLVDLEQGRLIPDDEIKAELARSHPYKEWLERTQIVLEELPKVPATGVRSNLSLLDRQQAFGYSQEDIAILMTPMASIGEEAVGSMGNDTPISALSDRAKPLFTYFKQNFAQVTNPPIDPIREELVMSLVSIIGPRPNLFDIPGLATTKRLEARRPILTDANLEKIRSISDLAKTHFKSRALDTTFHAGLGAAGMDQVLDELCARAESAVREGVNIIILSDRMVDTDRVPIPSLLACAAVHHHLIRTGLRTSVGLVVESGEPREVHHFACLAGYGAEAINPYLAFETIIAMKDRLPGSLDDYEIVKRYIKSIGKGLLKVMSKMGISTYQSYCGAQIFDAVGLKADFVGKFFAGTHTCVEGVGLAEIAEEAVRRHADAFGDALVYKTALDVGGEYAYRSRGENHAWTAKSVRLLQNAVRGNSLKDYRDFAKILNEQSERLLTLRGLFRIKNADEEKRKPVPLDQVEPVKDLVKRFATGAMSFGSISREAHTTLAIAMNRIGGKSNTGEGGEEADRFKPLPNGDSMRSAIKQVASGRFGVTTEYLVNSDMMQIKMAQGAKPGEGGQLPGHKVDATIAKVRHSTPGVGLISPPPHHDIYSIEDLAQLIYDLKNVNPDGAVSVKLVSEIGVGTVAAGVAKARADHVTIAGFEGGTGASPLTSIKHAGSPWEIGLAETHQTLVRERLRSRIVVQVDGGFRTGRDVVIGALLGADEFGFATAPLIAAGCIMMRKCHLNTCPVGVATQDPVLRKRFTGQPEHVINYFFFVAEEVREIMASLGFRSFNEMIGQTQLLDQTKLVAHWKAKGLDFSKLFVRQKEEKGQKIYHSERQNHHLEAVLDRTLIEKATPALDRGAPVKIEAAINSTNRSAGAMLSGAVAKIYGHAGLPHDTIHVNLKGTAGQAFGAWLAQGVTFELEGEANDYVGKGLSGGKIVVKPPKNSSIVPEESIIVGNTVMYGAIQGECYFHGVAGERFAVRNSGAVAVVEGAGDHCCEYMTGGIVVVLGKTGRNFAAGMSGGIAYVLDESGDFDKLCNMAMVDLEPVLSEELIKAGTYHHAGDPEAHGGVDVFKDLLSSDVERLHVLISRHAKATGSRRAADILANWKGWLPKFRKVMPVEYRRALREMAANADAEPNRDRAPGAETVPPTY, translated from the coding sequence ATGAACGGGTCGCAATTCGAGCGCGCAAACATCGTGGCAGAAGAACTGTCGGCGACGGTCGCTTCGAAAACGACCGATCCGATTCAGGAACACAGTTCGCGCCCGCCGGCCGAAGGCCTCTACGATCCGAGCCTGGAGAAAGATTCCTGCGGCGTCGGCTTCATCGCCAACATCAAGGGCAACAAGTCGCACGAGATCGTCTCGGACGCGCTCAGCATCCTCTGCAATCTCGAGCATCGCGGCGCTGTCGGCGCCGACCCGCGCGCCGGTGACGGCGCCGGCATTTTGGTGCAGATCCCGCACGCCTTCTTCAGCCGCAAGGCCAAGGAGCTCGGCTTCGCGCTGCCCGCCCCCGGTGAATACGCCATCGGCGCGCTGTTCATGCCGCGCGACACCGCCTGGCGCAACGTCATCAAGAGCATCATCGCCGACCAGATCAAGGAAGAGGGCCTGACCCTGCTCGGCTGGCGCGACGTGCCGACCGACAACTCTTCGCTCGGCGTCACCGTGAAGCCAACCGAGCCCGCCTGCATGCAGGTGTTCATCGGCCGCAACGGCACCGCGAAGACCGAGGATGATTTCGAGCGCCGGCTCTACATCCTGCGCAAATCGATCTCGCAGGCGATCTATCAGCGCCGCGACCGCGGATTGGCGGACTATTACCCCTGCTCGATGGCCTGCCGCACCGTGATCTACAAGGGCATGTTCCTCGCCGACCAGCTCGGCAAGTACTATCCCGATCTGCACGAGAAGGATTTCGAGAGCGCGCTCGCCCTCGTTCACCAGCGCTTCTCCACCAACACCTTGCCGACCTGGTCGCTGGCGCATCCCTATCGCATGATCGCGCATAATGGCGAGATCAACACGCTGCGCGGCAACGTCAACTGGCTGGCGGCGCGCCAGGCTTCGGTCAGCTCCGAGCTCTATGGCAAGGACATCAACCGACTGTGGCCGATCTCGTATGAAGGCCAGTCGGACACCGCCTGCTTCGACAACGCGCTCGAATTCCTGGTGCAGGGCGGCTACTCGCTGCCGCACGCCGTCATGATGATGATTCCGGAGGCGTGGGCCGGCAATCCCTTGATGGATGAGAAGCGCCGCGCCTTCTACGAATATCACGCAGCCCTGATGGAGCCGTGGGACGGCCCGGCCGCGATCGCGTTCACCGACGGCCGCAAGATCGGCGCCACGCTCGACCGCAATGGTCTGCGGCCGGCGCGCTATCTCGTGACTAAGGACGACCGCATCGTGATGGCGTCCGAGATGGGCGTGCTGACGATCCCCGAGGACCAGATCATCACCAAGTGGCGCTTGCAGCCCGGCAAGATGCTGCTGGTCGACCTCGAACAGGGCCGCCTGATCCCCGACGACGAGATCAAGGCCGAGCTCGCCCGCAGCCATCCCTACAAGGAGTGGCTGGAGCGGACCCAGATCGTGCTGGAAGAGCTGCCGAAGGTGCCGGCCACCGGCGTGCGCTCCAACCTGTCGCTGCTTGATCGCCAGCAGGCGTTCGGCTACAGCCAGGAAGACATCGCGATCCTGATGACGCCGATGGCCTCGATTGGCGAGGAAGCGGTCGGCTCGATGGGCAACGACACGCCGATCTCGGCGCTATCGGACAGGGCCAAGCCGCTGTTCACCTATTTCAAGCAGAACTTTGCGCAGGTCACCAACCCGCCGATCGACCCGATCCGCGAGGAGCTGGTGATGAGCCTCGTCTCCATCATCGGACCGCGGCCCAACCTGTTCGACATCCCAGGACTTGCCACCACCAAGCGCCTCGAAGCACGACGGCCGATCCTGACCGATGCTAATCTCGAAAAGATCCGCTCGATCTCGGACCTGGCCAAAACCCACTTCAAGTCGCGCGCGCTCGACACCACCTTCCACGCCGGTCTTGGTGCTGCCGGCATGGACCAGGTGCTCGACGAGCTCTGCGCGCGCGCGGAAAGCGCCGTGCGCGAAGGCGTCAACATCATCATCCTGTCCGACCGCATGGTCGATACCGATCGGGTGCCGATCCCGTCACTACTGGCCTGCGCCGCCGTGCATCACCATTTGATCCGCACCGGCCTGCGCACCTCGGTCGGCCTTGTCGTCGAATCCGGCGAGCCGCGCGAAGTGCATCACTTTGCCTGTCTCGCGGGCTACGGCGCGGAAGCGATCAATCCTTATCTGGCGTTCGAAACCATCATCGCGATGAAGGACCGCCTGCCCGGCTCGCTCGACGACTACGAGATCGTCAAGCGCTACATCAAGTCGATCGGTAAGGGCCTGCTCAAGGTGATGTCCAAGATGGGCATCTCGACCTACCAGTCCTATTGCGGCGCGCAGATCTTCGACGCAGTCGGCCTCAAGGCCGATTTCGTCGGAAAATTCTTCGCCGGCACGCACACCTGCGTCGAGGGCGTGGGCCTTGCCGAGATCGCCGAAGAAGCCGTGCGCCGTCATGCCGACGCGTTCGGTGATGCGCTGGTCTACAAGACCGCGCTCGATGTCGGCGGTGAATACGCCTATCGCAGCCGCGGCGAGAACCATGCCTGGACCGCCAAGTCGGTGAGGCTGCTTCAGAACGCCGTGCGAGGCAATTCGCTGAAAGACTATCGCGACTTCGCCAAGATCCTCAACGAGCAGTCGGAGCGTCTGCTGACGCTGCGCGGCCTGTTCCGGATCAAGAACGCGGACGAAGAGAAGCGCAAGCCGGTGCCGCTCGACCAGGTCGAGCCGGTCAAGGACCTCGTCAAGCGTTTCGCCACGGGAGCGATGAGTTTTGGCTCGATTTCGCGCGAGGCGCACACCACGCTCGCGATCGCCATGAACCGGATCGGCGGCAAGTCGAACACCGGCGAAGGCGGCGAGGAAGCCGACCGCTTCAAGCCGCTGCCGAACGGCGACAGCATGCGCTCGGCGATCAAGCAGGTCGCCTCGGGCCGCTTCGGCGTCACCACGGAGTATCTCGTCAACTCCGACATGATGCAGATCAAGATGGCGCAGGGCGCCAAGCCCGGCGAAGGCGGCCAGTTGCCCGGCCACAAGGTCGATGCCACCATTGCCAAGGTCCGGCATTCGACGCCTGGCGTCGGCCTGATCTCGCCGCCGCCGCACCACGACATCTATTCGATCGAGGACCTGGCGCAGCTCATCTACGACCTCAAGAACGTCAACCCGGACGGCGCGGTCTCGGTCAAGCTCGTCTCCGAGATCGGCGTCGGCACGGTCGCCGCGGGCGTCGCCAAGGCGCGCGCCGACCATGTCACCATCGCGGGCTTCGAGGGCGGCACCGGCGCTTCGCCGCTGACCTCGATCAAGCATGCCGGTTCGCCCTGGGAAATCGGCCTTGCCGAAACCCACCAGACGCTGGTGCGCGAGCGGCTGCGCAGCCGCATCGTGGTCCAGGTCGACGGCGGCTTCCGCACCGGCCGTGACGTCGTGATCGGCGCGCTGCTGGGTGCCGACGAGTTCGGCTTCGCCACCGCGCCGCTGATCGCGGCCGGCTGCATCATGATGCGCAAGTGCCACCTCAACACCTGCCCGGTCGGCGTCGCGACCCAGGACCCCGTCCTGCGCAAGCGCTTCACCGGCCAGCCCGAGCACGTGATCAACTACTTCTTCTTCGTCGCCGAGGAAGTCCGCGAGATCATGGCCTCGCTCGGCTTCCGCAGCTTCAACGAGATGATCGGCCAGACCCAGCTGCTCGACCAGACCAAGCTGGTTGCGCATTGGAAGGCCAAGGGTCTCGACTTCTCCAAGCTCTTTGTCCGCCAGAAGGAGGAGAAGGGCCAGAAGATCTACCACTCCGAGCGCCAGAACCATCATCTGGAAGCCGTGCTCGATCGCACGCTGATCGAGAAGGCCACGCCCGCGCTCGACCGCGGCGCGCCGGTGAAGATCGAGGCCGCCATCAACAGCACCAACCGCTCTGCGGGTGCGATGCTGTCGGGTGCGGTCGCCAAGATCTACGGCCATGCCGGCCTGCCGCATGACACCATTCATGTCAACCTCAAGGGCACCGCGGGTCAGGCCTTCGGCGCATGGCTGGCGCAAGGCGTCACCTTCGAGCTCGAAGGCGAAGCCAACGACTATGTCGGCAAGGGCCTGTCCGGCGGCAAGATCGTCGTCAAGCCGCCGAAGAACAGCAGCATCGTGCCGGAAGAAAGCATCATCGTCGGCAACACCGTGATGTACGGCGCGATCCAGGGCGAGTGCTATTTCCACGGCGTCGCCGGCGAACGTTTTGCCGTGCGCAATTCCGGCGCGGTCGCGGTGGTCGAAGGCGCCGGCGATCATTGCTGCGAATACATGACCGGCGGCATCGTGGTCGTGCTCGGCAAGACCGGGCGCAACTTCGCGGCCGGCATGTCCGGCGGCATTGCGTACGTGCTCGACGAGAGCGGCGACTTCGACAAGCTGTGCAACATGGCGATGGTCGATCTCGAGCCGGTGCTGTCCGAAGAGCTGATCAAAGCCGGTACCTATCATCACGCCGGTGACCCCGAGGCGCATGGCGGGGTAGACGTGTTCAAGGACCTGCTCTCGTCCGACGTCGAGCGGTTGCACGTCCTGATCTCGCGCCATGCCAAAGCGACCGGCTCCAGGCGCGCCGCCGACATCCTTGCCAACTGGAAGGGCTGGCTGCCCAAATTCCGCAAGGTGATGCCGGTCGAGTATCGGCGCGCGCTGCGCGAAATGGCCGCCAACGCGGACGCCGAGCCGAATCGCGATCGAGCTCCGGGAGCTGAGACAGTACCACCGACATACTGA
- a CDS encoding ATP-dependent Clp protease adaptor ClpS, translated as MMNTGEQLEHAAGVFVDNICAGGAPIQLVLHNDGKTTLGFVVRLLREVFDKQERDAIALAKLVLQHGKAVCGRYPHSVAKALLEAAQERIRVEGCPLLITGEAAGEADAPDLSDVQFEYAFEALEWHFTNIPPSELATTVRQFPGHMQADVQVAIDKLFADPVRFFGAYEEHRYETLSFARMKRRGQNAISLVPPQYHQVDTGETAPVKCLYNGLWLCRASEFFYAVVLSTELESEQEPRIRIEIVAPAGSGGAAFVQRSFDELERAVHAACSYRGKILSFEKGADYSGRSRGIMVHRLAPVRREDVILREQAIKLLDRNVLSFVATRGELRRFGQSTRKGILLYGPPGTGKTHTIRYLATNLPGHTTLIITAEEVGELSAYMALARLLQPTMVVIEDVDLIASKRDDLTTCEEAALNKLLNEMDGLKEDADILFVLTTNRPEQLEGALAGRPGRIDQAIEMPLPDTTGRDKLIRLYGMGLPLEAEIVAETVRRTEGVSAAFIKELMRRIAQSCIARDGGNSVTTADIEEALDDMLFTGGRLNVKLLGGAGAMAAGSE; from the coding sequence ATGATGAACACTGGCGAACAACTAGAACACGCAGCGGGGGTCTTTGTGGACAATATCTGCGCAGGCGGTGCGCCCATTCAGCTTGTTTTGCACAATGACGGCAAGACGACTCTCGGTTTCGTGGTACGCCTGCTGCGCGAGGTATTCGACAAACAGGAGCGGGATGCCATTGCGCTCGCCAAACTCGTCTTGCAGCATGGCAAGGCCGTCTGCGGACGCTATCCTCACTCAGTCGCAAAAGCGCTCCTCGAGGCGGCGCAAGAGCGTATCCGAGTTGAAGGATGTCCCCTGCTGATCACGGGCGAAGCCGCGGGCGAAGCGGACGCCCCCGACCTGTCCGACGTGCAATTCGAATATGCCTTCGAAGCGCTTGAGTGGCACTTCACCAATATACCGCCGAGCGAACTCGCCACTACTGTGCGGCAATTCCCGGGCCACATGCAGGCCGATGTGCAGGTCGCGATCGATAAGCTATTCGCCGATCCGGTCCGCTTCTTCGGCGCCTATGAAGAACATAGGTACGAGACGCTTTCATTCGCTCGGATGAAACGGCGTGGACAGAACGCGATTTCGCTGGTGCCGCCGCAATATCACCAGGTTGATACTGGCGAGACGGCGCCGGTCAAATGCCTGTATAATGGACTGTGGCTTTGCCGGGCGAGCGAATTTTTCTATGCCGTCGTGCTCTCTACTGAGTTAGAGTCCGAGCAAGAACCGAGGATCCGGATTGAAATCGTTGCCCCTGCGGGGTCTGGCGGCGCAGCCTTTGTTCAGCGCAGCTTTGACGAACTGGAACGGGCGGTACACGCGGCATGTTCTTATCGCGGCAAGATCCTCTCATTCGAGAAAGGTGCGGATTACAGCGGCCGCTCAAGAGGCATCATGGTGCATCGATTGGCACCAGTGAGGCGCGAGGACGTGATCTTGCGGGAACAGGCTATCAAATTGCTCGATCGCAACGTGTTGAGTTTTGTCGCCACGCGCGGCGAACTCCGCCGATTCGGCCAGTCGACCCGCAAGGGCATCCTGCTCTATGGCCCGCCCGGCACCGGTAAGACCCACACCATCCGCTATCTCGCCACCAACCTACCGGGACACACCACGCTAATCATCACCGCTGAAGAGGTCGGTGAGCTGAGCGCCTATATGGCGCTCGCGCGCCTGCTGCAGCCTACCATGGTGGTGATCGAGGATGTCGATCTTATCGCCAGCAAGCGCGACGACTTGACAACATGTGAGGAGGCCGCGCTGAACAAGCTCCTAAATGAAATGGACGGCTTGAAGGAAGACGCTGACATCCTCTTCGTGCTCACCACCAACCGTCCCGAGCAACTCGAGGGCGCCCTGGCCGGTCGCCCCGGCCGCATCGACCAGGCGATCGAGATGCCGCTGCCAGATACGACCGGCCGCGACAAGCTGATCCGGCTTTACGGCATGGGCCTGCCGCTCGAGGCGGAGATCGTAGCCGAGACGGTGCGCCGCACTGAGGGCGTCAGCGCCGCTTTCATTAAGGAGCTGATGCGACGCATTGCGCAATCATGCATCGCTCGTGACGGTGGAAACTCAGTGACCACAGCTGACATCGAGGAAGCGCTCGACGACATGCTGTTCACCGGCGGCCGCCTTAACGTGAAGCTCTTGGGTGGGGCCGGAGCGATGGCTGCGGGGTCTGAATGA
- a CDS encoding ISAzo13 family transposase (programmed frameshift), with product MNEQSLRRSVALEAKALGHGGVSLMSGISGLARSTIYHGLSDIRDNVAVPAGRVRKAGGGHKKKSPRDPTLAADLKRLVEPVTRGDPMQPLLWTTRNLVTELAKEGHKVCPTVVSELLRGMGYSLQANNETREGGQHIDRDAQFQYINTQATTVLAANEPVISVDTKKKELVGNFKNNGRESRRQGRPELVNIHDFIDPKLSRAVPYGVYDITNNVGWVSVGTDHDTASFAVNAIRRWWRTMGKKRHPTAIRLMITADGGGSNGSRVRLWKVELQKLADELKLPITVCHLPPGTSKWNKIEHRLFSFITINWRGKPLRSYRTIVQLIAATTTDAGLKVRAELDEKKYPKGVKVSDLQMAAINLTRHSFHGDWTIRFHLIEKSSFPKRID from the exons CTGAATGAACAGAGCCTCCGGCGCTCTGTCGCCCTGGAGGCGAAAGCGCTGGGACACGGCGGGGTCAGCTTGATGTCCGGCATCAGCGGATTGGCGCGGTCGACGATTTATCACGGACTTTCTGACATTCGCGACAACGTGGCGGTTCCGGCTGGACGTGTCCGTAAGGCGGGCGGCGGGCACAAGAAGAAGTCGCCCCGGGATCCAACCCTCGCGGCCGATCTCAAGCGCCTGGTCGAACCGGTGACGCGGGGCGATCCGATGCAGCCATTGTTGTGGACGACCCGTAACCTCGTGACCGAGCTGGCGAAGGAAGGTCATAAGGTTTGCCCGACGGTTGTCAGCGAGCTTCTGCGCGGCATGGGCTACAGCCTGCAAGCGAACAACGAGACACGAGAAGGCGGCCAGCACATCGATCGCGACGCGCAGTTTCAATACATCAACACGCAGGCCACGACGGTCCTGGCGGCGAACGAACCGGTCATATCGGTCGACACGAAGAAGAAGGAATTGGTAGGCAATTTCAAGAACAACGGCCGGGAATCGCGTCGCCAAGGCAGGCCTGAGCTCGTCAACATTCATGACTTTATCGATCCCAAGCTAAGCCGCGCCGTGCCGTACGGCGTGTACGACATCACCAATAATGTCGGCTGGGTCAGCGTCGGCACGGACCACGACACCGCCAGCTTCGCGGTCAATGCGATCCGCCGATGGTGGCGGACGATGGGGAAGAAGCGTCATCCGACAGCCATA CGCCTGATGATCACGGCCGACGGCGGCGGCAGCAACGGGTCTCGTGTGCGCCTGTGGAAGGTCGAGCTTCAAAAACTGGCGGACGAGCTCAAGTTGCCGATCACGGTTTGCCACCTGCCGCCCGGCACCAGCAAGTGGAACAAGATCGAGCATCGTCTCTTCTCCTTCATCACCATCAACTGGCGGGGAAAGCCACTGCGTAGCTATCGCACGATCGTCCAGCTGATCGCGGCGACGACAACAGATGCCGGCCTCAAGGTGCGCGCCGAGCTGGACGAAAAGAAATATCCCAAAGGCGTCAAGGTTTCCGATCTCCAGATGGCTGCCATCAATCTCACCCGCCACTCGTTCCATGGCGACTGGACTATACGATTTCACCTCATCGAAAAATCATCGTTTCCAAAACGAATTGACTGA
- a CDS encoding class I SAM-dependent methyltransferase produces the protein MVKEIVAYDLSLEMLDVVARAAGERGLENVTVRQGAVESLPFDENSFDVVLSRFQCAPLARS, from the coding sequence TTGGTCAAGGAGATCGTGGCATATGATCTTTCACTGGAAATGCTGGACGTGGTCGCGCGCGCCGCGGGCGAACGCGGGCTGGAGAACGTGACGGTGCGCCAGGGCGCCGTTGAAAGCCTTCCTTTCGATGAGAATAGTTTCGATGTCGTGCTCAGCCGTTTTCAGTGCGCGCCACTGGCGCGATCTTGA
- a CDS encoding iron-sulfur cluster assembly accessory protein, with translation MINLTDNAINALRAAISTTGQPASGLRIMVDGGGCEGFTYKMDIAHGPSSDDAVVELDGIKLFVDSATQEHLNGTTIDFVVSPEGSGFRFDNPNAKSSCSCDKPCR, from the coding sequence ATGATCAACCTAACGGATAACGCCATCAACGCATTGAGGGCCGCAATCTCCACGACAGGGCAGCCGGCGAGCGGCCTGCGGATCATGGTCGATGGCGGCGGCTGCGAAGGGTTCACATACAAGATGGATATCGCGCATGGGCCGAGCTCCGATGATGCCGTGGTCGAGCTAGACGGCATCAAACTCTTCGTCGACAGCGCGACCCAAGAGCACCTCAACGGTACCACGATCGACTTCGTGGTGTCGCCCGAAGGATCGGGGTTCCGATTCGACAATCCAAATGCCAAGTCGAGCTGCTCCTGCGACAAGCCGTGCAGGTGA
- a CDS encoding NifU family protein, translated as MGIKTAPTKQPPISEPSDCEQIVGAVLDENRASLRRDRGDRELIVRLTGACMSCKLAGTTVAAIQARLIERLGEFVRLIPLRGAAKGRH; from the coding sequence ATGGGCATCAAGACTGCACCAACGAAGCAGCCTCCGATTTCTGAGCCTTCCGATTGCGAGCAAATTGTCGGAGCCGTGCTCGATGAGAATCGGGCGAGCCTCAGGCGTGATCGTGGAGATCGTGAGCTCATCGTCAGGCTGACCGGCGCCTGCATGTCATGCAAGCTTGCGGGCACGACGGTCGCGGCCATTCAGGCGCGTCTGATCGAGCGGCTCGGCGAGTTCGTCCGCCTGATCCCGCTGCGCGGAGCTGCCAAAGGGCGACATTAA
- the nifS gene encoding cysteine desulfurase NifS, giving the protein MRPIYLDNNATTRAHRLVVAAMLPFFSTQFGNASSAHAFGSEVAPALKQARRNLQSLIGAAFDHEIVFTSGGTEAINTAILSALAVQEGRDEIVTTAVEHPAVLSLAEELGRRGIKTHVIPVDASGRLDIETYRNALSRRTSVASVMWANNETGTIFPVKSLAKMARSVGALFHTDAVQAVGRIPIDLKATDIDMLSLSGHKLHGPKGIGALYVRRDVKFRPLLFGGVQERRRRAGTQNVPGIVGLGKAAELAAANLIQDQMQIGALRDRLEQGILAHGCCIVLGHVKNRLPNTSNIAFEHLEAEAIVHHLNHNGIAVSLGAACASGSMEPSHVLRAMRVPPAFLRGAVRFSLSRETAPDEIDRVLQVMPDITAKQRALWRAYQERAGESSQRAELP; this is encoded by the coding sequence GTGCGGCCGATCTACCTGGATAACAACGCGACGACCCGCGCACATCGGTTGGTCGTTGCGGCGATGCTGCCGTTCTTCTCTACACAATTCGGCAATGCGTCCTCCGCACATGCATTCGGCAGCGAGGTTGCGCCCGCATTGAAACAGGCGCGCCGGAACCTGCAGTCCCTCATTGGCGCGGCATTCGATCATGAGATCGTCTTCACCTCGGGCGGGACTGAAGCCATTAACACAGCGATTCTGTCTGCGCTCGCCGTGCAGGAGGGGCGCGACGAGATCGTCACAACGGCCGTTGAGCATCCGGCCGTGCTGTCCCTTGCCGAGGAGTTGGGTCGACGAGGAATCAAGACCCATGTCATTCCGGTAGATGCCAGCGGCCGACTCGACATCGAGACTTATCGCAACGCATTGTCGAGGCGCACGTCAGTCGCCTCGGTCATGTGGGCCAATAATGAGACCGGTACGATCTTTCCGGTGAAGTCCCTCGCCAAGATGGCGCGCTCAGTCGGCGCGCTCTTTCACACCGACGCAGTCCAGGCGGTCGGGCGAATTCCGATTGACCTGAAGGCTACGGACATCGACATGCTGTCGCTCTCCGGGCACAAGCTCCATGGTCCGAAGGGGATCGGCGCGCTGTACGTGCGCAGGGACGTCAAGTTCCGGCCGCTGCTTTTCGGCGGCGTACAAGAGCGGCGTCGCCGCGCTGGTACCCAAAACGTTCCGGGTATTGTTGGACTCGGCAAGGCGGCGGAACTCGCTGCGGCAAACCTCATACAAGACCAGATGCAGATTGGCGCCCTTCGCGACCGGCTGGAGCAGGGCATTCTCGCTCACGGCTGTTGCATCGTGCTTGGCCATGTCAAGAACCGCTTGCCAAATACGTCTAACATTGCTTTCGAGCATCTCGAAGCAGAGGCCATCGTTCACCACCTGAACCACAACGGAATTGCCGTCTCACTCGGTGCAGCCTGCGCGTCCGGCTCGATGGAGCCATCCCATGTCCTGCGCGCGATGAGAGTACCACCGGCCTTTTTGCGCGGCGCGGTTCGCTTCTCGCTGTCGCGCGAGACGGCGCCAGATGAGATCGACCGTGTCCTGCAAGTCATGCCGGACATCACTGCCAAACAGAGAGCCTTGTGGCGTGCGTATCAGGAGCGCGCGGGCGAGAGCTCACAACGTGCGGAGCTCCCATGA